From the Priestia filamentosa genome, the window ACTTTCTAAACACAGAACCCTAATATTCACAAAGTGATATTACCTTTTACTTTTTTTATAATGATTCTAGTACAAAAACTTTAAAACAATTGTAATTAATCACTCAATCTTGAGCGTACTAATCCTATTACCTAAAATAAGTTTTATAATATCCCAAGAACCATGGTTCTTAATATTAGCTTTTTCTATTGCATGTACAGTTGTAATTCCTTTATTTCTCTCCCGGTTATAGGATGCAATAAATTAAGAAAAGCAGTTCTCAAGAATAGCGCCCTAAACTTCCCTTTTTCCATCATTAAATTTTAAGTTTTTTGGATCAAGGTGTAAAATATCTTATCTATAAGGTCCAATGGTGATAAAATCAAACAAATGGAGCCATAAAACCTTATATATGAAATTGGTTAATAACAAACATCGTGAAAAAAGTCATTAGAATAAAGGAGAAAGATATGAATGGCAGAATTAACGGACTGGAAAAATAGTGCTTGCGGTCATAAATTTATAGCTTCCTTTAGTGGAGGGAAGGATAGTGTTTTAGCTCTATATAAAGCAGAAAAGGTTGGAGAAGCAATTGGACTAATCGTCATGCTGGAGGAAGAAGGGAAACGTTCCAGATCTCATGGAATGCCTCCGGAACTTATACGTGCCCAAGCTAAATCTATAGGTTTGCCTGTATATACTGCAGCTGCAAGTTGGACAGATTATGAAAAAGTATTTATGCGCCTTTTAAAAAAAGCTAAAAATCAAGGAGCAGAAATTTTAGTAACTGGAGACTTAGATATGCCTGCTCATGGCTGTTGGCATGAAAAGGTTACGAAAAATGCTGGATTAAAGCTTGGGATGCCTTTATGGGAAATGAACCATCGTAAAGCTGTCGAAGAGTTTATAAATCTAGGATTTGTCACAATCATTGTAACTGTGAATTTATCATTAGGAATGCGAGAGGACGATTTAGGAAGAACGTTAACCCATAAATATGTGAAGGAGCTTGAAGCTCGTGGGATTGATCCCTGCGGAGAAGGTGGAGAATTCCATACCACGGTAATAGATGGGCCCATTTTTAAACATCCTATTCCAGTTCGTACCTGTGAAATTATTAAGAATGGAGAATATGCCTTTTTGCCTTTGGAGCTAGATTAAATGAGGGATATGGAGACCTTATAAAGTATAAAATGGAGTACCGATAACATTACGCAGTTATCTTAACTTCGAGGTGAGAACTATTGAATCATCAATGATTCTCACTTCATTTACATGGATTCAATATAAATATTGGTTTACAAAAGTATAATCATTTTTTGATGTCTTGTTCAGGTAACGTACTGTTGCATCCAGCAAGAATTTGTAATAAAAAAACAACCGAAATAATTCGATTGCTCTAAATTCTTAACCTATTCGTGATATTATCGAAGTAATTAAACCCTTTATCCGTTACCTCTGCGTTTAACATATCCCCAAAGTTCGTATGACTAATTAAACCTTCGTTATACATTTCTTCGC encodes:
- a CDS encoding diphthine--ammonia ligase is translated as MAELTDWKNSACGHKFIASFSGGKDSVLALYKAEKVGEAIGLIVMLEEEGKRSRSHGMPPELIRAQAKSIGLPVYTAAASWTDYEKVFMRLLKKAKNQGAEILVTGDLDMPAHGCWHEKVTKNAGLKLGMPLWEMNHRKAVEEFINLGFVTIIVTVNLSLGMREDDLGRTLTHKYVKELEARGIDPCGEGGEFHTTVIDGPIFKHPIPVRTCEIIKNGEYAFLPLELD